The Desulfomicrobium apsheronum genomic sequence TCGCAAAGTCGAGGCCATCTCGACCAAAGTCGTCTGCCCCCCGACATTGGCCCATTCAGCGCTAAACCCAATACTCATGCGATCAAAAAGCACAATAACGAGCTCGTCCAACCTAGACTGATCATCCCCTTCGGCAACAAATTCTCGTATTAGGTCTCGATATGTCCGGCGATAATAAACGAATAGTCCCAAAAACATCTCCAGGGAGACGCCCCTTTGCCTGTGACGCCGCGCCTGGCCCATGGCGAAGCGCGATGCTGGATCTTCGTTCCAATCAGTATGCAGGCTAACATTCAGGGAACCATCTCCATGAAACTTAAGCGTGCCTGCCAAGGCTTCGGTCAAACCTGCGATGGATACCCTCCACGCTTCCAACAGGGTTGAGGAATATCTGGTATAGTCATGCATGCGCGCATAGCCGAGTATCCGCTCCATGAGCCAAGATTCCTTGGCGCGCATCAGTTCGATGAACTCATCCACTATCGTCACCTCAAAAAAACCATATCTGCACCCCTGCGCATACAAGAAAATTACGAATTAGATATAATGTACAAAAATCAAAAAAAATAGACAGTGCAAGCATTTGAAAATTAAATCATGATTTTAAATTTATACAACTATCCAACATACTCAACCCTTAAAAAATACGGATCAATCCTATATAATTCATTCTTTACGTAAAAAATACGGTATCAAAATAAAAAAAAATAAAAATATTCTTAATATTGCAAAAATCCATTAAAAAACTAAATATTTTGAACTTTCATACATAGGGATCAGCCCAGTCACACGAGAAAATCGCTATCAGTAACATTCTCCCCCAGGAGTGCTTTGTTGTGCAGGCAAAGCCGAAGCATCAAACAGGCCAGGAATGCGCCCAAGACGTTGGCTAGAAAATCGAGAGGATCTGCGTTGCGTTCCGGTTGAAACATCTGCAGCATTTCATCCAATCCACCGACGCAAACTGCAACGGCGGCGACGGCAACGGGCTCCAAATCGAGCGCCCAACGCAAAAGAAGGGTCAGGAAGAAGGAAGCCAACACATGGACCACCTTGTCTAAATGCTCGAAGCACTGGCAGTGTGTCAGCCCGATCATGGAGGCTTGGTAAATTCCCACACAGCAAAGACAAGTCACGACCAAGCGCAGCAACCTTGACCACGCGACACGGAGTGTATGGACAGGAGCAAAGAAGAAGTCGCGAACAGCGTGTATCCAATGATCGGATGCATTCACGGTTTTAGGGACACCCGTCACCCCTTAACAATCATAGCTATACCTCAAAAATCGCCGTCACACAGCGCATGGCAGCCCGACCATCCCAGAATTCTGGGCGTTGCGGTGCACGTTCGGTACCTAAGGCAGCGTGGAATTCGTGTCTTATGCGCTCAACGCTGTTGCCGACCAGTACTCCAGCCCCTCCATGCTCCTTCAAAGTTACGGGGCGTTCGGTGTTCCATCGCAAGGTCAGACAGGGTGTTCCAAGGACACAACATTCTTCCTGCAGGCCCCCGCTGTCGGTCAGGGCGACGACGGCCTGCATGTTAAGGCGCAGCATTTCATGGTAGCCGAGGGGGTGCGTGAGGACAAGGCCGGGACACCACGCGGCCTTGTCCCACAGTCCGAAGGACTCGAGCATCTTTCCGGTGCGGGGGTGGATAGGCCAGATCAGGGGAATGACGGGAGCGACCTCTCCAGTCAGGAAAGCCAGGATGGGTTCCAGCACCTCGACCTGATCCACGTTGGAAGGCCGGTGCATGGTCAGCAGCGCAAAGCCTTTGGAGAGGTCCGGCACGACCGTGCCAGGCAGCAGAAGATTCCTGCGAACAACCTCAGCCACGTCGAGCAGGGCCGCCCTGTCTCGGTGAGCCTCAAGAGTATCAATCATGATGTTGCCCACGAAGCGGATCTTTTCAACCGGCACGCCCTCCTGAAGGAGATTGCCGCTCGAGAGACGGTCGGGCGTGAGCAGGAGATCGCTCAGGCGATCCGTGACCAGTCGATTGATTTCCTCGGGCATGGACATATCCCGACTGCGCAGGCCAGCCTCCACATGGGCCACCTTTACGCCAAGTTTCTTGGCCGTAATGGTACAAGCCATGGTCGAGTTCACGTCACCCACCACCACTACCCAGTCCGGCCGTTCGCAGAGCAGAACCTTCTCGAACTCGACCATGACCGATGCCGTCTGTTCGGCATGGGAGCCCGACCCCACGCCCAGGTCCATGTCCGGCCTGGGCATGCCCAGGTCGTCAAAAAAGGCCTGGCTCATCCTGCGGTCGTAGTGTTGGCCCGTGTGAACCAGAAGATGCTCCACGTCCGGTCTTGTGTTCAGCGCCTCGATAAGCGGCGCGATCTTCATGAAATTCGGCCTTGCACCGACAACATTTATTATTTTCATAGTGGTATGATTTCCTGATATACTCGGACTTACTTGTTCTGCGGTGCGAATACCGAGAGAGGTTATGCGTCAGAGGTATCACCTTAAGCCTCATCAGCAGATTATTGTGTGAATTTCCGAAATCCTGCCTCTCAAGGGACAAACGTCACGCCTTAGAATGATGGGACGCCCTGGCTGCGCAATTGAAATTCAGCAGACATTCAAACTTTCTTTACGATTACATGCATGCGCAGTGGCCAGATAGTAAGCACCGAACACAACGATAAATAACCAGAAGCTGATCCACTCCGGAATATCCAGACGCTGACTTGCAAAGGCGTATGCGATGCATGCGACCTGCATCGCCAAAATGATCAGCACGGTCCTGTTCACATTCGTACCAAAGGCCAAAAAAAGATGATGCAGGTGACCACGATCAGGACTGAACGGGGAGCAGCCGCAGCGCAAGCGCCTGATGGATACGGCGGCCGTGTCGAGGAGTGGGATAGCGAAAAGCCACAAGGCCATGACGGGGGTGATGGCTGCGCCCTCGCCTTGGGAGAGGCTGATCATATACCAAGACAACGCAAAGCCCAAAATCATCGTCCCGGCATCACCCATGAAAACGGCCGCCCGC encodes the following:
- a CDS encoding VanZ family protein; translated protein: MIGLTHCQCFEHLDKVVHVLASFFLTLLLRWALDLEPVAVAAVAVCVGGLDEMLQMFQPERNADPLDFLANVLGAFLACLMLRLCLHNKALLGENVTDSDFLV
- the wecB gene encoding non-hydrolyzing UDP-N-acetylglucosamine 2-epimerase; translation: MKIINVVGARPNFMKIAPLIEALNTRPDVEHLLVHTGQHYDRRMSQAFFDDLGMPRPDMDLGVGSGSHAEQTASVMVEFEKVLLCERPDWVVVVGDVNSTMACTITAKKLGVKVAHVEAGLRSRDMSMPEEINRLVTDRLSDLLLTPDRLSSGNLLQEGVPVEKIRFVGNIMIDTLEAHRDRAALLDVAEVVRRNLLLPGTVVPDLSKGFALLTMHRPSNVDQVEVLEPILAFLTGEVAPVIPLIWPIHPRTGKMLESFGLWDKAAWCPGLVLTHPLGYHEMLRLNMQAVVALTDSGGLQEECCVLGTPCLTLRWNTERPVTLKEHGGAGVLVGNSVERIRHEFHAALGTERAPQRPEFWDGRAAMRCVTAIFEV